In Ailuropoda melanoleuca isolate Jingjing chromosome 4, ASM200744v2, whole genome shotgun sequence, the following proteins share a genomic window:
- the CD209 gene encoding CD209 antigen isoform X1 — MAEMCDSKEPGDPEEEMFGGQKVTRKYTGLLRSSSSVSACLTRAQLPLLLLLISLGFFMLLVATLVQVSRIHQSLQKETRDHQESPSQVCVSQEPTRSDLEDILQQLTWMNATLAGLCLPCPWKWELFQGRCYFFSQTQDIWKDAISACQNLRAQLVVINSTEEQKFLKSWNVRNNQRTWIGLSDHHNEGSWKWVDSSPLQLSFWKEGEPNNRGDEDCVELYSDGWNDNRCNTENFWTCEKPSSPCPGS, encoded by the exons ATGGCAGAAATGTGTGACTCCAAGGAGCCGGGGGACCCCG AAGAGGAGATGTTTGGGGGCCAGAAAGTGACAAGGAAATACACTGGACTGCTCAGGAGCTCAAGCAGCGTGTCAG CGTGTCTGACCCGGGCCCAGttgcctctgctgctgcttctcatcTCTTTGGGCTTCTTCATGCTCCTGGTGGCCACCCTGGTTCAAG TCTCCAGAATCCACCAATCCCTGCAGAAAGAGACGCGGGACCATCAGGAGAGCCCCAGCCAAG TGTGTGTTTCTCAGGAGCCGACACGATCAGACCTGGAGGACATCCTCCAGCAACTGACCTGGATGAATGCCACCCTGG cTGGCCTGTGCCTCCCCTGTCCCTGGAAATGGGAACTCTTCCAGGGAAGATGCTACTTCTTCTCCCAGACCCAGGACATCTGGAAAGATGCCATTTCCGCGTGTCAGAACTTGAGGGCCCAGCTGGTGGTCATCAACAGTACCGAGGAGCAG aaATTTCTGAAGTCTTGGAATGTGAGAAATAACCAGCGCACCTGGATCGGCCTCAGTGACCACCACAATGAGGGGTCCTGGAAATGGGTGGACAGCTCTCCTCTGCAACTCAG CTTCTGGAAAGAAGGGGAACCTAACAACCGTGGGGACGAGGACTGTGTAGAATTGTACAGCGATGGCTGGAATGATAACAGATGTAATACGGAAAACTTCTGGACGTGTGAGAAGCCTTCGtccccctgccctggctcctGA
- the CD209 gene encoding CD209 antigen isoform X2, translating to MAEMCDSKEPGDPEEEMFGGQKVTRKYTGLLRSSSSVSVSRIHQSLQKETRDHQESPSQVCVSQEPTRSDLEDILQQLTWMNATLAGLCLPCPWKWELFQGRCYFFSQTQDIWKDAISACQNLRAQLVVINSTEEQKFLKSWNVRNNQRTWIGLSDHHNEGSWKWVDSSPLQLSFWKEGEPNNRGDEDCVELYSDGWNDNRCNTENFWTCEKPSSPCPGS from the exons ATGGCAGAAATGTGTGACTCCAAGGAGCCGGGGGACCCCG AAGAGGAGATGTTTGGGGGCCAGAAAGTGACAAGGAAATACACTGGACTGCTCAGGAGCTCAAGCAGCGTGTCAG TCTCCAGAATCCACCAATCCCTGCAGAAAGAGACGCGGGACCATCAGGAGAGCCCCAGCCAAG TGTGTGTTTCTCAGGAGCCGACACGATCAGACCTGGAGGACATCCTCCAGCAACTGACCTGGATGAATGCCACCCTGG cTGGCCTGTGCCTCCCCTGTCCCTGGAAATGGGAACTCTTCCAGGGAAGATGCTACTTCTTCTCCCAGACCCAGGACATCTGGAAAGATGCCATTTCCGCGTGTCAGAACTTGAGGGCCCAGCTGGTGGTCATCAACAGTACCGAGGAGCAG aaATTTCTGAAGTCTTGGAATGTGAGAAATAACCAGCGCACCTGGATCGGCCTCAGTGACCACCACAATGAGGGGTCCTGGAAATGGGTGGACAGCTCTCCTCTGCAACTCAG CTTCTGGAAAGAAGGGGAACCTAACAACCGTGGGGACGAGGACTGTGTAGAATTGTACAGCGATGGCTGGAATGATAACAGATGTAATACGGAAAACTTCTGGACGTGTGAGAAGCCTTCGtccccctgccctggctcctGA